One Acetonema longum DSM 6540 genomic window, GCATCCGGTAAACAGGTTCAAAAAACTCAATTCCAATCAGGTTTTTTTGGTTTTTTTGTATGGCCAGGATGACCGGTATGCAGATCAGCACCGAGATAATGGCTTCCGGCAACCCGTTCACCAGCGCAATTCCATAGATAACCTTGGCGGCTGCGTCTATTCCGATCCCTCTGGTAGCGGCGAATTCGGCTGCATATAACAGGTAAATCATGGTCAAAAAGCCGAATGTATTGGTCAGAGATCCTACGGCAGCGCTGAAGGCGATGCGAAAACTTTCCCTGCCTGCAGTGTATTTATAAGCATAATAAGCGGTGATGCCGATCAGTACACGCGGCAATACGGAAACCAAAGGGTTAATAATCGCAAAGGACAGGATATTTGGCGTAGTCAGGTTCTGCACAATACTGAACAAGCCAAACAACAATCCGATCATGGCCCCTACCAGGGGACCTTCCAGAATGGCGCCGATTACGACCGGTATATGCATAATCGTGGCCTTGGCCATAGGCAGCGGAATGAATCCGAATCCGGAAAGGCCGAGGAGAATCGAGATGGCAGACAGCATGCCGACTACGGCGATCTGTCTGCTGCCAAATTTGTTGGGATGACTCAAGGTTCCTACTTTTTCCATGGTTAATTCCCTCCGTTCTTATTCCTATAGCAGGATATAAGTCGATGCTCCGGAGCAAGGCCAGAAATCTGCCCGTTCAGTTTCTTGCACGAATACCGACGCCAATGGCAGTTCCAGTTTACTCCGCTCATATGGTATCATATTTTTAGAGAAAATGAAACAGGATATTTCGATTTTTGACAGAGACGCCGAAAAGCCTAGCGAACGGGGCAGACGCCATTCTCGCAGTTATCATTGTCCGGTTCATAAACCTCTTCTTCCCGTTCATATTTTGCCAATAAAGAAGGCACAAACGGTTTCATGGCTGCCAGACGGCTTTCGTATTGTTCCCGGGAGATGGCTTCATAGGGGAGGAGCTCATAGAAACTGTCATCTAACGGAATGAAGGATATGGCTACAATATCATCCCAGTGGGTCCACACCCACTCTTCCACTGTTTCCCATTCGTCAGGACGCACCGATATAGTAATGGAGCAGTTATGGTCCACATAATGGCTCATAAACAGCCGGTAGTTTTCCAGCTGTTCAATGGCCGAAGCCTCATATTTGGTTTTTCCCGCCGGTGCTTTAGCCGGGAATTCAATGACTTTGGTCATGCAGGCTTCCCAGGTCTGGCCGACTTCCGGGTATACCGGGTAACCCAGTTCTTCGCAGACCTTGGCCAAAGGATCCTGGCTGCTGACCCGCACGCGGCGAATGTAATACGGGGCGTGCGCGTAGTGCACCCCGCTGGATACGGCGGGCAGCTGGCTTAAGGTGCCTTCCGGCTTGATGGTTGTGACCAACAGAGGTTCGTTTTGCCCCAGTTCTTTGGCATATTCTACGGCTGCCTCTTTTGCCGTCTGGCGCAGTTTCGCCAGCAGCTCAGCCTGGTTTTCACGGCTCATGGCCAGGGCATTGACCATATCCTGCCAGCCGGTCAGGGAGCAGCCGATCAGTCTGTCCCGCTGCTGTACCCGGTCCCAGTCCGGCAGCTCCAGTTCCACGCAGGTCATGCGGTAAGCTGCTCTGGCTGACAGGCGCTGAGCGGCCAGCAGCCCGGCTATATCCAGACCGTCGGGCCGGATAAAGCCGTACACGTTCACGGTGGTTAAATTGCACAGTCCTTTGGAGTCTAATAAAATTTCACCGCAGGGGTTCACTCCATTCATATTCGGACGGCGTTTACCCGCAGCCTCGGCATTGATCCAGCCCGGCTCCCCGGAATAGCGCATGCGACTGATTTGCCAGTGAAGCTGCTGACGGGACGGTTTTTGGCTGTAGTAAATGGAGTTATTGCTCATTTGCCGGTGCACCAAATCGGGATTGACCACCCACTTGCCATCCACTTGTTTATATAACTGCGACTTGGCTTCAATGCAGTCTGCACCCTCAGGGTCGATAATCACCATTTCGGCTGTGCGGCGCACGCCGCCAGACACTACATTTTCCCCGATGATCGTGGCAATGTCCAGGCAGTCGATGGGTCTGAGCCTGACTTGTCCGACGTCTTCGCCGCAGCGGCGGCGGATGATCCTGTCGATCTTGCGGAACATGGTCTTCAGGCTTTCATGGCCGCTGGCGGTGCCGCCGAAGGTCTTCAGCCTTTCCCCTTTGGGCCGTACGTGGGAATAGTCCATGATGATGGTTTTGATCTTCTTATATTCATGGCGGCTGATCAGTTCAAAGAAAAATCCCAGGGCCTGCACCCATCCCTCTTTACTGTCACCGACCCGGACTTGGACGGTATCGTTTTGAAAAGTGAGACAGGTGTTGTCCTCCCTCTCATCCGGCGCCACCGGCGCGTCATCCCGGTGAATGAGTTCATAGCCGGCATGTACTTTGGGGATGGAAGCCACGTCATTCTTTAAAACGCGTACACCGACGCCGGCGCCGATCATCAGGAGATAAAACAGGTCTTTAAAGGCCTGGAATGAATCCAGTATGGCAAAGGCGCAGTTATAGTTGGCCATGGGGTATTCTGCGGACGCCGCTGTGTTTCCCACCCAAAAGGTCCGGCCGGACAGAAACTGCCGCAGATAAAAAATGTTGTCGAATAGTTTTTCGGCCTCTTCTCTGGAGGTCGGCACCCGGGAGGTATTGTATTCAACGGCGCGGCGCACTGTTTCCCACCAATACTCCCGCCGTCCTGACTGGGGCAGATAACGGGAATAGGTGCGGTAATACACGAAATTGCCTAATTGGCCCAAAGGTGGCTGCAGATGTTTATACTGGCTGATAAACTCGTCAGTGATCATGACATATTCACTTTTCTTGATTTGCTTACGGACCTTTTCCCGGTCCCAGCGATAGAGAATATACTGTTTGGCTGCATCCTTGCGAGGACTGTCCATCAAACGATCTTCCACCATGTCCTGAATCTCTTCCACACTGGGCCAGGCGGCCCGTTCCGCCAAGGCGGACTCAATCCCGGCGGCAATGGATGCGCTGAGGGACTCATCAATGCCGCTTTTTGTCTCGGACATTGCTTTTTCAATGGCGTGTTTAATTTTGGCCGGATTAAATTCCACCAAATTCCCCTGCCGTTTTACAATTTTCATAAGCGACGGTTCCTCCCCACCTGTGGTATCTGTTCAAAGAAAAGCTTGCTATACTATATATTGTATACCTATCAGAACAAAATAACAATATATAGTCATTGAACTTTTATTACGGTTATCGTCCGAAAAAATTCCCGCCTCTTTCAGCCTGATATTTTTTCGAAATAAAAGGAAAATAGCCAGTTTTGACGAATTAATAGATCTGGTGTAAAAATAAATACGGTGTGCATAAGAAATTTTTCAGAATATGGTAAATTATCTATTTCGGAATCTTTAGAATCCTGTTGATACAGGGCTGCTTCGTTTATATGTGCGCTTAGCAGACAAACCCTAGCGTAGGCATAAATGGAATCCGGCGGGCAAAGCCTTTGCATGGCAGGAAGGTTTACTCTGCTGTTTTTTTTATGGCGGATGTAGTCAATGAATCGCACAAAGGAGAGTGACACATGAAGATCAGGGAGATAAAAATCGGCAAAGTCAGTATTCCACTCAAGAAGCCCTTTAAAACAGCCTTGCGTCAGGTGAATTCAGCGGAAGACATTGTCGTTAAAGTGATCGC contains:
- a CDS encoding ECF transporter S component, with protein sequence MEKVGTLSHPNKFGSRQIAVVGMLSAISILLGLSGFGFIPLPMAKATIMHIPVVIGAILEGPLVGAMIGLLFGLFSIVQNLTTPNILSFAIINPLVSVLPRVLIGITAYYAYKYTAGRESFRIAFSAAVGSLTNTFGFLTMIYLLYAAEFAATRGIGIDAAAKVIYGIALVNGLPEAIISVLICIPVILAIQKNQKNLIGIEFFEPVYRMPVDRFFV
- the nrdJ gene encoding ribonucleoside-triphosphate reductase, adenosylcobalamin-dependent; protein product: MKIVKRQGNLVEFNPAKIKHAIEKAMSETKSGIDESLSASIAAGIESALAERAAWPSVEEIQDMVEDRLMDSPRKDAAKQYILYRWDREKVRKQIKKSEYVMITDEFISQYKHLQPPLGQLGNFVYYRTYSRYLPQSGRREYWWETVRRAVEYNTSRVPTSREEAEKLFDNIFYLRQFLSGRTFWVGNTAASAEYPMANYNCAFAILDSFQAFKDLFYLLMIGAGVGVRVLKNDVASIPKVHAGYELIHRDDAPVAPDEREDNTCLTFQNDTVQVRVGDSKEGWVQALGFFFELISRHEYKKIKTIIMDYSHVRPKGERLKTFGGTASGHESLKTMFRKIDRIIRRRCGEDVGQVRLRPIDCLDIATIIGENVVSGGVRRTAEMVIIDPEGADCIEAKSQLYKQVDGKWVVNPDLVHRQMSNNSIYYSQKPSRQQLHWQISRMRYSGEPGWINAEAAGKRRPNMNGVNPCGEILLDSKGLCNLTTVNVYGFIRPDGLDIAGLLAAQRLSARAAYRMTCVELELPDWDRVQQRDRLIGCSLTGWQDMVNALAMSRENQAELLAKLRQTAKEAAVEYAKELGQNEPLLVTTIKPEGTLSQLPAVSSGVHYAHAPYYIRRVRVSSQDPLAKVCEELGYPVYPEVGQTWEACMTKVIEFPAKAPAGKTKYEASAIEQLENYRLFMSHYVDHNCSITISVRPDEWETVEEWVWTHWDDIVAISFIPLDDSFYELLPYEAISREQYESRLAAMKPFVPSLLAKYEREEEVYEPDNDNCENGVCPVR